The Cognaticolwellia beringensis genome segment ATCGTGGTGAGATTGCTCGAACAGCAAAAGGTGCTAATGTGCTAGCAGGTGGGGCTGGCGGTTTTGTGCTTGTAAATGCCGCGGCTAACGGCGAGGCTGTTGTAGGCGATGCTCACTTTTTACCCGGGGTACATTTGGGCTTCACTAATGGTGAAGTTCTGAAGAATTGGTTAGCATCCAATGCAAATACTATGGGTTCTATTCAAGGTTATTCACTCAATCTCGATGATGCAAATGGCGATATCACCGCTGGTTTCAGTTCACGTGGTCCCAATACTACACTTGATATATTAAAGCCTGATATTACTGCACCCGGTGTAGATATTATGGCGGCAGTGAATACTGACGGCGTCACACCTTCTCCAGAATATGCTTTTCTCTCTGGCACTTCTATGTCAAGTCCGCATAATGCAGGTAGTGGTGCTTTAGTCAGCATGTTGACTGACTGGACGCCATACGAGATAAAGTCGGCTTTAATGATGACTTCTAAGTCTAACCATCTCTTAAAAGATGACGCGATGACGCCAGCAGACCCGTTTGATGTGGGTGCCGGTAGAGTACAATTAAACAAAGTATTACGATCAGGCCTAGTGCTAAGTGAGACTCCCGAAAACTTTCTGGCCGCTGACCCTAGTGCGGGTGGAGATCCTCGCACTTTAAACATTGCCAGTATGCAAGAAAGTAATTGTGTGAGAACTTGTAGCTGGACGCGTGTTGTCACGCATACCGGTGACCGACAAGGTCATTGGAAGCTAAGTGGTAACAGTGACACTATGCAAGTAAATGTTTCGCCTAAAAATATTTCGCTACGCCCAGGTGAAAGTGCCAATATTACGATCACTGCTGACACCACATTAGCGCCCACTGGCTGGAACTTTGGAGAGTTAAAATTAGAAGCATCAGGTCATCATTTTGTTAACTTACATATGCCTATTGCCGTTAATACTAATAGAAGTTCAACGGCTAACTTGTCAAAAACTGTCGATATGGCATCAGCTAAAGAAGGTGATGTACTTAACTATGAAATTAAAGTAACTAATGGTCAAATGATTGATGTTATTGATATTACAGATATGTTGCCTAATGGCATGAGTTTAGTTGATGGTTCAGTGAGCAGCGCAATTACCAATGGCTCAGAAGCATCTCCTGTTAGTGTAAATGATAATCAAATTGATTGGAGTGTATACCTTGATGTTGGCGGCCTTGAGCTTCAACAATCGCCGGCCCCTTTTGGTTACTTCTCGCTAGGAGCATTTGGTATTGCACCTTTTGGTTGCCCAGCTAATTGTGATGATGGTGCATTCATTTTGGATATCCCACCATTTGACTACAATGGTCAAACTTATTCCAGTGTTATTTGGTCGGTTAATGGCACCATTGAAGTAGGCACAGCTAGTGGTCTAGCTACTACCTTTGCAAATCAGGACCTTCCTAATGCTACTCCTCCAAATAATATATTAGCGCCGTTCTGGGCTGATTTAAATCTTGGTGCAGGCGGGAATTGGTACGTAGCTGTGCTTAATGCAGGACCACAACAGTTCACTATTTATGAATGGGAAAATGTACCGTTTTTTGGTGAAACTACGACTTCTACTTTCCAAGTTTGGGTAGAAACGGGGACGTCAAATATTTGGTTTGTTTATGCTGACCTGCCATTCATACCAGCAAACTTAACTGTTGGCATAGAAAATGACGATGGTACCGTCGGTTCATCATATTTTAATAATGGCAACGGCACATCACCAGTACCTGGTGTAGACCTGAAAGTAGTAAGAACTGAGGGTGGTACCGCTACATTGAATTTCCAAGGCGAAATAGATCGTTGTCATAAAAAACATGATAATGTCAAAGTCAATGAAGTACAAATGAATGCTGGTGGCACTGTAGAAATGGCCTATGCCGCTACAACCTGTGAGACGAAAGGTAAAGGTAAGCGTGGTCAAAAACATTAGGAATTTATGCTTATAAACGAGTAACAGCATTTAAGCTTAATACCGCTCAGTGAAATGATATTTTATGATCCATTGTTCGGTCTTCTTATTAATATAAAGGCTGCTGATTTTATTCAGTAGCTTTTTTTTTAAAGTCTACTAGTTCATTCACTTGCTAAAATAAAACAGCTTTTCTTCACAATTCCCGTTATTAATATCATTATTTTACTCGTACGATACTGATAGAAAATGTGCACAAATAAATAATAGACTTACTAGAAGTTTATTATGCTGCTCAGAACTTAAGTTCAGCACCCTTTGTTGTCCAAAATATATACAGTTTGATACTTAAGTTATACTCAATGTTGCCGATACTTTTATATATGCTTTGATAAACAGAGGTAATTTTATGAGCGCTCCAATTAAAAACGATGCTACCTATAGCCAAGATGTTCGATCTTTAGCAAAAGCACTGGACAAAACAGATAACAAACCCATGGGGCAGCAAGTTTCAGACCTTGCGCATGATAAAAAAATTGACCAAGCGCAAGACTCTATTTTTCTCAGCAACAAAAAACAGCTTAATGCGGCAATTATAGAATCATCACTGAAATTCAATACGACCATTGGTGACCAGCCGCTGTCACTGGTATTAAAAACCGCCTTGCAGGGAATAAACGAAGCGCTTAAAACCTCTGGGGTTGATGATAGTGTTGAAGACGCTTACGAGTCGGGAGTTGATTTTAGTCCAGAAGCAACAGCGGAGCGAATTGTCTCTTTTAGTACTCAGTTTTTAGCTTCTTATCGAGAACAAAATCCTGAAATGAGTGAAGAAGAATCGTTGACAGCTTTTGTGGATATTATCAGTGGTGGCATCGATCAAGGTTTTGCTGAAGCGAAAGATATTCTTGGAGGGTTAAAAGTATTAGAGGGTGATGTTAGTGAAAATATTGATAAAACCTATGCATTAGTGCAATCGGGGTTACAGGCATTTGTCGACGCTTTAAGTGCTAAAAAAGCGGAGCAACTCGAACCATAAATGTTATAAATATGAGAATAGTGAAAGGGTAATAGTAGAATATAACGACTGAGTGAAATTTCGTATTTAAGTGAAGACTAGCGTTATCCACTATAGTCACTTTTAGGGCTAATAGACTGTTCAGTCAGTGACATTAGCTATGTTTTAAATTTACTCAACAGGCGCTTTGCATAATCAATAGCCTCTCGCTCAATGCGCCAAAGCGGATCAGGTTGACCTTTCTTAGGCTTTCTAAATATTGCTTGAGCAAATTTAATTGCCTCTCGCTCAGTTGCGTTAATTTCGGGAAGCTTAGGCGGTACAGTCGTTTTTTGTTCGATCATGTCCTGATCCTGCTTTAAATCGTCGATTGAGCTTTCAAACACAGCGGCAAGACATTTTAGTGATTCCGTCCCTGCTTTCTGGCCGGCCTCAATCCTCTGGATAGTACGAGTACTTAAACCTGAGTGGCGGGCAAGCTCTTCCTGTGACCATCCGTTTTCCAAGCGACGTTGTTTAATATTCATCGTTTTATCCTACTGTTTTATCCCTTTATGACAGGTTTATCAGCAAAAGCATACGACATTGTCACGACATGACACGACAATGTCGGTATTTTATGGGAGATAGCGACAGTAAACTCTAGTATCACATGAATAGCGAACGTAGATTTTTTTTATAATAAATTTCATCTGTGAGCATTAAGTTAGACTGTAATAAACTTTCTAATATTTATATCGAACGAAGCTTAAGAGCTTGGACCTGCCTTTTCCATCGACATCGCCAGCTTTTCAATTCCATGTGATGGGAGCCATCTTTTGAACTCAATAAAGCCATGTTTTTTGTATAAATTTATTGCGGGTATATTTACTACTGCTGTTTCTACAGTTGCCTTTGAACAATTGATTATTGCTATAACGTAGTTTATTAATTTGCTGGCGATACCTTTCCTAAAATAACTTGGATCTACGGTTAGGCTATGAATATCTAAAAGATTATTATCAATAGTAATTTCTATGATGCCAGCGAGACATTCATTTTCACTAAAGCCATAAAATTGTGTACTTGAGTTTTTTATCTCATTAGCACTGCGTGATAGTGGAGGAAAATCAATCGACCCTATAAGCTTAGCTTCAACTTTATAAGAATGTTGAAAAATAGTAAAAATCTGCTGTGCTACAGCTTCATTTAAATTATCCAGTTTTGTTATCATATTGAGCCTAATATCAACGTTTGAAATGTATTTAACGAGTATTTTAATCCACTTGCTTGTGATGAAGCACCTTAACAATATTCGTCAGTAATTGTGAGAAAATTGGTCTTTTTTTGTTGAGTAGCCGTATGACCACTTTAATTAGATATTAATTAGATATTAATTTTAAGGTGGTTTTTATGCCATTGTCTCCAGATGATCAATCAAGAATTATAGAAATGGCTTGGGAAGACCGAACGCCATTTGAAGCTATAGCGCATCAGTTCACTATGCAAGAAAATGACGTTATTAAATTTATGCGCCAGCATTTAAAACCAAAAAGTTTTAAGTTATGGCGGGCAAGAGTCAGTGGACGACTAACCAAGCATATAAAGCTTCGAAGTGATGAGGTAGTGAGAGGTTACTGTCCTACGCAATACAAAAATCGTTAATGTCGTGGTTAGCTTTCTGAACAATTATAAAATATTATTTTAGTTAAAGATTTAATTCGAGCTAAAAAAAACGGGCACCTAATGATGCCCGTTTTTTATCTAACACTTAATAATAAATAAAAGGTTAATCTTCTTCAACTAAGGTCATTAATGACGTGTTACCACCTGAAGCGGTTGTATCAATGCTGACGGTTTTTTCTGTTAACAAACGTTGGATCAAGTTATCAAAATATTCTGAACTGATCACCGGTAATATTGCCCCTTGACGTTCCGCTAATTTTTCACTGATATAATGTTTACGATCACAGTTACTATCGACTACCACACCTGATAATGCAGAATGAGACAACATAGTCGATAAATGACGTAAGCGAGCGACTTGGAATACCCCTGCATCGGCACCAGTTGAAAGGAACTTATCTCTAAACGCGATCGCTTCATCA includes the following:
- a CDS encoding S8 family serine peptidase translates to MIDNKIPSYYSHNFKRLCSFFIAMFVAISANAENVKVTTHDFNAKSIVSANESYKKVIADNGKAIYIVRMNSPSVASYKGGIEAFSATNPATLGVKSLNANSKASKQYSKFLKSKQTDLVEHCERAFGRKINVKYKYQHAFNGVAMELDQQEAKALATLPNVISVTQERIEYPLTDAGPAWIGADKIWQGRHSDKHHGKHGKNHKMGSMGEGAVVAILDTGINHDHPSFADVGGDGYDHENPLGSGNYIPGSYCDTNPGFCNDKLIGAWDMVQTSADPNSPEDSDGHGSHTASTTAGNFVNSAVMFAPTADLSRDISGVAPHANIIIYDVCVDGCPGSALLAAIDQVVIDSANLPNGIQSLNYSISGGENPYSDAVELGFLNATAAGIYVAVSAGNSGPGAATVAHNSPWVSTTGAMTHNRKIENAVVDMSSDDDALANIVGKGFTSGYGPAAMVYAGNFPTANGSLNDTTPEQCLDPFPAGHFNGEIVVCDRGEIARTAKGANVLAGGAGGFVLVNAAANGEAVVGDAHFLPGVHLGFTNGEVLKNWLASNANTMGSIQGYSLNLDDANGDITAGFSSRGPNTTLDILKPDITAPGVDIMAAVNTDGVTPSPEYAFLSGTSMSSPHNAGSGALVSMLTDWTPYEIKSALMMTSKSNHLLKDDAMTPADPFDVGAGRVQLNKVLRSGLVLSETPENFLAADPSAGGDPRTLNIASMQESNCVRTCSWTRVVTHTGDRQGHWKLSGNSDTMQVNVSPKNISLRPGESANITITADTTLAPTGWNFGELKLEASGHHFVNLHMPIAVNTNRSSTANLSKTVDMASAKEGDVLNYEIKVTNGQMIDVIDITDMLPNGMSLVDGSVSSAITNGSEASPVSVNDNQIDWSVYLDVGGLELQQSPAPFGYFSLGAFGIAPFGCPANCDDGAFILDIPPFDYNGQTYSSVIWSVNGTIEVGTASGLATTFANQDLPNATPPNNILAPFWADLNLGAGGNWYVAVLNAGPQQFTIYEWENVPFFGETTTSTFQVWVETGTSNIWFVYADLPFIPANLTVGIENDDGTVGSSYFNNGNGTSPVPGVDLKVVRTEGGTATLNFQGEIDRCHKKHDNVKVNEVQMNAGGTVEMAYAATTCETKGKGKRGQKH
- a CDS encoding DUF5610 domain-containing protein, which gives rise to MSAPIKNDATYSQDVRSLAKALDKTDNKPMGQQVSDLAHDKKIDQAQDSIFLSNKKQLNAAIIESSLKFNTTIGDQPLSLVLKTALQGINEALKTSGVDDSVEDAYESGVDFSPEATAERIVSFSTQFLASYREQNPEMSEEESLTAFVDIISGGIDQGFAEAKDILGGLKVLEGDVSENIDKTYALVQSGLQAFVDALSAKKAEQLEP
- a CDS encoding helix-turn-helix domain-containing protein; the protein is MNIKQRRLENGWSQEELARHSGLSTRTIQRIEAGQKAGTESLKCLAAVFESSIDDLKQDQDMIEQKTTVPPKLPEINATEREAIKFAQAIFRKPKKGQPDPLWRIEREAIDYAKRLLSKFKT
- a CDS encoding GNAT family N-acetyltransferase; the encoded protein is MITKLDNLNEAVAQQIFTIFQHSYKVEAKLIGSIDFPPLSRSANEIKNSSTQFYGFSENECLAGIIEITIDNNLLDIHSLTVDPSYFRKGIASKLINYVIAIINCSKATVETAVVNIPAINLYKKHGFIEFKRWLPSHGIEKLAMSMEKAGPSS
- a CDS encoding TIGR03643 family protein → MPLSPDDQSRIIEMAWEDRTPFEAIAHQFTMQENDVIKFMRQHLKPKSFKLWRARVSGRLTKHIKLRSDEVVRGYCPTQYKNR